Proteins from a single region of Streptomyces sp. HUAS 15-9:
- a CDS encoding MFS transporter, with product MLMNAAEPRGRRLPLVLRNSSFGRVWTAQLLTQAAGRMFQVGAVWWLIGFAAEGDQRGLESGLFLTVSTLPAVALAPVVARVVARHPHRTVLAGTAAVAGTVAAVAALTAYAGELPMAAVYAVGLALASCQALFDPCLTTSVPELVEDADIEAATGFELSTQSMAGLGGGLLGPLAVDAGGLTGTVAACGLAYLLTAVLVASARFASAGMTKDGPGSTHVGPGTAHGTPPPRRTLRQVLAGLPFIRRVLVCFAAANLFTTAVYVVMPLYTRGVLHSTGSTVAALEAALGAGTLVGSFTGARVPGRPTTVGSACLAVMAMALCLPGLLATHTVALGSMAVAGWCVGVIGVRFVGLFQRLVPAADKPGFFAVMQALLGATFPVSCFVFGALGDHLTARTLCLAQGAGLVPVAAALWWLGGRTGPDGRRTSRGVAAAHPAPTGDAP from the coding sequence ATGCTCATGAACGCGGCCGAGCCACGCGGCCGGCGGCTGCCGCTCGTGCTGCGCAACTCCTCATTCGGCAGAGTCTGGACCGCTCAGCTCCTCACCCAGGCCGCCGGCCGGATGTTCCAGGTCGGTGCGGTCTGGTGGCTCATCGGCTTTGCCGCCGAAGGCGATCAACGAGGGCTGGAATCAGGGCTGTTCCTCACGGTGAGCACACTTCCCGCCGTCGCGCTCGCCCCCGTCGTCGCCCGCGTCGTGGCGCGCCATCCGCACCGCACGGTGCTGGCCGGCACCGCGGCCGTCGCGGGCACCGTCGCCGCGGTGGCCGCGCTCACGGCGTACGCCGGAGAACTGCCCATGGCCGCCGTGTACGCGGTGGGTCTGGCGCTGGCTTCCTGTCAGGCTCTGTTCGACCCCTGTCTGACCACATCGGTGCCCGAACTGGTCGAGGACGCCGACATCGAGGCGGCCACCGGATTCGAGCTGTCCACCCAGTCGATGGCCGGGCTCGGTGGTGGTCTGCTGGGACCGCTCGCGGTCGACGCGGGTGGGCTCACGGGAACCGTGGCCGCCTGCGGCCTTGCCTATCTGCTCACCGCCGTGCTGGTCGCCTCGGCACGCTTCGCGAGTGCCGGGATGACCAAGGACGGCCCCGGGAGCACACACGTCGGCCCCGGCACGGCGCACGGCACACCACCCCCGCGCCGGACGCTGCGCCAGGTTCTGGCCGGTCTCCCCTTCATTCGCCGGGTACTGGTCTGCTTCGCCGCCGCCAACCTGTTCACCACCGCCGTCTACGTCGTCATGCCCCTCTACACGCGCGGGGTACTGCACTCCACCGGCTCGACCGTCGCCGCGCTGGAGGCGGCGCTCGGCGCGGGCACGCTCGTCGGGTCCTTCACCGGGGCCCGTGTCCCCGGACGGCCGACAACCGTCGGCAGCGCCTGCCTGGCCGTGATGGCCATGGCGCTGTGCCTGCCGGGCCTGCTCGCCACGCACACGGTGGCCCTGGGCTCGATGGCCGTCGCGGGCTGGTGTGTCGGTGTGATCGGTGTCCGGTTCGTCGGGCTGTTCCAGCGGCTCGTTCCCGCCGCCGACAAGCCGGGCTTCTTCGCCGTCATGCAGGCGCTGCTCGGCGCCACGTTCCCCGTGTCCTGTTTCGTCTTCGGCGCGCTCGGCGACCATCTGACGGCTCGTACGCTCTGCCTCGCTCAGGGCGCCGGTCTGGTCCCCGTCGCGGCAGCCCTGTGGTGGCTCGGCGGCCGGACGGGACCCGACGGACGGCGTACGTCCCGCGGCGTCGCGGCAGCGCACCCGGCCCCGACGGGAGACGCGCCATGA